One window from the genome of Phaseolus vulgaris cultivar G19833 unplaced genomic scaffold, P. vulgaris v2.0 scaffold_12, whole genome shotgun sequence encodes:
- the LOC137816887 gene encoding uncharacterized protein has translation MRTTRSSLVAPSTDEDAVSMTQVMDMMRTLQENVAASRSEQERMHEALVASQARNEELNRINEELRKALQEREERATGDRSAPPSPPRSFPMPFSQEIMDLVVPANTVAVKASFTGVEDPEAHLTAFHTQMMLSGGSDAVYCKVFICTLSGTALDLFVSIPTGHITTFQQFSKMFVEQSHPATFAEIRRRAVAHIAAESKVSEKRGNVAPAKPRAQARVQPQRVMEAAAGKRDQRTRHPYDPKKNKNKGPGRPKDTNRPPRYEFVMGLADLIAIPNIAARLKVPEKTTEKVLGPQPDAWCEFHKSFGHSINSCLALGHQLAELVKCGFLKDYLLEKQAGQASGSQPEGSSTRCPFTVRSTP, from the exons ATGAGGACAACACGCTCCAGTTTAGTCGCGCCGTCAACAGACGAGGATGCTGTGTCCATGACacaagtgatggacatgatgaggacgctgcaggagaacgtggctgcatcgcgttctgaaCAGGAAAGGATGCATGAGGCGTTGGTAGCCTCGCAAGCTAGGAATGAAGAactcaacaggatcaacgaagagctgcgcaaagcccttcaggagcgggaggagcgcGCGACTGGagacagatctgcacccccatccccaccgcgtagctttcccatgccattttcccaagagatcatggacttggtggtcccggctaacactgtggcggtgaaagcgtctttcactggggtggaggacccaGAAGCCCAcctcacggcgtttcatactcagatgatgctctcggggggctcagacgcggttTACTGTAAGGTGTTCATCTGCACTCTGAGTGGAACAGCGTTGGACTTGTTCGTCAGCAtacctactggccacattaccacatttcaacagttttccaagatgtttgttgagca gagtcaccccgccacgtttgctgaaatccggcgacgtgcggtggctcacatcgccgccgaGAGCAAAGTCtccgagaagaggggaaacgtggccccaGCTAAACCGCGCGCCCAAGCAAGggtccagccgcaaagggtaatggaggcggcggcggggAAGAGGGACCAAAGGACgcgccatccttacgaccctaagaaaaataagaacaagGGGCCAGGGCGACCCAAAGATACTAATCGCCCCCCAAGGTATGAGTTTGTAATGGGGTTGGCcgatttgatcgccatcccaaacattGCTGCCAGGCTCAAGGTGCCTGAGAAAACGACGGAAAAGGTTTTGGGACCACAAccagacgcatggtgcgagttccacaagagttttggccactctatcaactcgtgtttggctttgggacaccagctcgccgagctggtcaaatgcggttttttgaaggattacttgctggaGAAGCAAGCGGGCCAAGCGTCAGGATCCCAACCGGAGGgcagcagcacgaggtgcccattcacggtgagatccacaccatag